From a region of the Acinetobacter larvae genome:
- the murI gene encoding glutamate racemase, with amino-acid sequence MTVNFSCDSRAEHAMASRAHAPIGIFDSGVGGLSVTQDIASYLPHEQFLYYADTAHVPYGPRHDDDIRQLTAQGIDWLYQQGCKAAVVACNTASAFSLADLRQHYGPNFPIIGLVPALKPAVLQSQSKVVAVMATPATFRGALIQDVIENFAKPAAVQVLALTCLDLVPYVEAGEVQSAACRDSLVQVLAPAVAQGADFLVQGCTHYPFLNPVIQAVYPQLKLIDSGMAVARQTARVLIQHGLQATAAHASNAIRIHYYGTALADAQLQQTLKHLIRPTFNWAMYTAR; translated from the coding sequence CACGTGCACATGCACCGATTGGAATTTTTGATTCGGGGGTTGGTGGGCTGTCGGTAACCCAAGATATTGCAAGCTATTTACCGCATGAACAGTTTCTCTATTATGCCGATACCGCCCATGTGCCCTATGGTCCACGGCATGATGATGATATTCGACAATTGACCGCGCAGGGCATTGATTGGTTGTACCAACAAGGTTGCAAAGCCGCTGTGGTTGCGTGTAATACTGCATCGGCTTTTAGCTTGGCAGATTTACGTCAGCATTATGGTCCTAATTTCCCGATTATTGGCTTGGTGCCAGCTTTGAAACCGGCCGTATTACAGAGCCAAAGTAAAGTGGTTGCTGTGATGGCAACACCTGCGACTTTTCGCGGAGCCTTAATTCAAGATGTGATTGAGAATTTTGCCAAACCAGCAGCGGTGCAAGTCTTGGCACTGACTTGCCTCGACTTGGTACCTTATGTTGAAGCAGGCGAAGTGCAGAGTGCAGCATGTCGTGACAGTTTGGTACAAGTGTTAGCACCTGCTGTGGCACAGGGCGCAGACTTTTTGGTGCAGGGATGTACGCATTATCCTTTTTTAAATCCAGTCATCCAAGCTGTGTATCCACAACTAAAACTGATTGACTCCGGTATGGCGGTTGCACGACAGACAGCACGAGTGTTGATTCAACATGGCTTACAAGCCACAGCAGCGCATGCCAGCAATGCGATTCGAATTCATTATTATGGCACTGCATTGGCGGATGCCCAGTTGCAACAAACCCTTAAACATTTGATTCGACCTACTTTTAATTGGGCGATGTACACAGCGCGCTGA
- a CDS encoding DUF4062 domain-containing protein — protein MLDKRYQVFVSSSGEEMRPERTVIMQTLMSMGFFSWGLEQRSPLGTALARRQIEECDYVLLLLGSQYGACSSSGIGYLHLDYIYAVTKQKPIIVFMHAEPLRHALALQPDTLSCATTTATLAVDDKHVAPLQQATQHQPRLDDKFLAFRQQLQRDQDQVFCYQNCKDLESSLRSRMLQLLERYPVVGWVRPQNLQILQDEIDDLKIKLAQLRLLLNQQQIDPFLQLPEVQLDELFRFEYQIHAYQEGNFKEIVLSRQSNWRLILKVLAQHFSQPLPEAFFPKIINDELNRVALSDVQQYMPHAQFVARAQINVRALHTIKLQMRKNEWIVPVGRDDRQQMLWKLTKLGEELAATIG, from the coding sequence ATGCTTGACAAACGTTATCAAGTATTTGTTTCCAGCTCAGGCGAAGAAATGCGACCAGAGCGCACAGTGATCATGCAGACCTTAATGAGCATGGGATTTTTTTCTTGGGGATTGGAACAACGTAGTCCGTTGGGAACGGCACTAGCGCGTAGACAAATAGAAGAATGTGACTATGTCTTGTTATTGCTCGGCAGTCAGTATGGTGCATGTTCTTCTTCTGGTATTGGTTATTTACATTTAGATTATATCTATGCGGTGACCAAGCAAAAACCCATCATTGTTTTTATGCATGCTGAACCACTACGTCACGCGCTTGCCTTGCAACCAGATACGCTATCATGTGCGACTACGACGGCAACGCTTGCTGTAGATGACAAGCATGTGGCGCCGTTGCAGCAAGCAACACAGCATCAGCCGCGATTAGATGACAAATTTCTCGCCTTTCGGCAGCAATTACAGCGTGATCAAGATCAGGTTTTTTGCTATCAAAACTGTAAAGACCTAGAGTCGAGTTTACGTAGCCGTATGCTACAGCTCTTAGAGCGTTATCCGGTGGTGGGCTGGGTCAGACCACAAAACTTACAAATATTACAAGATGAAATTGATGATTTAAAAATTAAACTGGCACAGCTTCGACTGCTGTTGAATCAACAACAGATCGATCCCTTTCTTCAGTTACCCGAAGTACAGTTGGATGAACTATTCCGTTTTGAATATCAAATTCATGCATATCAAGAAGGCAATTTCAAGGAAATTGTGCTCAGTCGTCAGAGTAATTGGCGTCTGATTTTAAAAGTCTTGGCACAGCATTTTAGCCAGCCCTTGCCCGAGGCATTTTTCCCAAAAATTATCAATGATGAACTGAATCGGGTGGCGCTTAGCGATGTGCAGCAATATATGCCACATGCGCAATTTGTGGCACGTGCCCAAATTAATGTTCGTGCGTTGCATACCATTAAACTGCAAATGCGTAAGAATGAATGGATTGTGCCGGTCGGGCGTGATGATCGTCAGCAAATGCTCTGGAAACTGACCAAACTCGGCGAGGAATTGGCCGCCACGATAGGCTAG
- the hemH gene encoding ferrochelatase, translating into MSVSKARVLVIVANLGTPDAPTPSAVRRFLKQFLSDQRVIELPKFLWWIILNAAVLPFRPKRVAEAYAKVWRVDSPMREILEQQVAAIQQQLSAQNSKFEIDFVAAMRYGKPGLEQTLAAAKAYDHLIVLPLFPQYSATSTAPIYDVLARWILQQRSLPGLSVIRDYYQHPLYIEALADSIRRFQQQHGVPEKLLMSFHGIPQPYADKGDPYPERCRKTAQAVATRLNLAPEQWAMSFQSRFGRQEWVKPYTDALLQQWAEQGIKRVQIMSPAFSADCLETLEELALQNAELFLGAGGEEYAYIPALNTDTLHIDLLSQLIQAQLDGLKLTLQQPID; encoded by the coding sequence ATATCGGTGTCTAAAGCTCGAGTCCTTGTTATTGTTGCAAATCTTGGTACACCTGATGCGCCAACGCCCAGTGCGGTACGGCGTTTTCTAAAACAATTCCTGTCCGATCAACGGGTGATTGAACTGCCAAAATTTTTATGGTGGATCATCTTAAACGCGGCGGTACTGCCATTTCGTCCCAAGCGGGTTGCAGAGGCCTATGCTAAGGTTTGGCGGGTAGATTCGCCAATGCGAGAAATTCTCGAGCAACAAGTTGCAGCGATTCAACAGCAATTGAGCGCACAGAACAGTAAGTTTGAGATCGATTTTGTTGCGGCAATGCGTTATGGCAAGCCTGGACTGGAACAGACACTGGCTGCTGCCAAAGCTTATGATCACCTGATTGTATTGCCGTTATTTCCACAGTACTCCGCGACCTCTACAGCACCGATTTATGATGTATTAGCCAGATGGATTTTACAGCAGCGCAGTTTACCCGGTTTGAGCGTGATACGAGATTATTATCAACATCCTTTATATATTGAGGCCTTAGCAGATAGTATTCGACGTTTCCAGCAGCAACATGGTGTGCCTGAAAAATTATTAATGTCTTTTCATGGTATTCCGCAACCCTATGCCGATAAGGGCGATCCATATCCAGAACGCTGTCGTAAGACAGCGCAGGCTGTGGCAACACGTTTAAATCTAGCCCCCGAACAATGGGCAATGAGTTTTCAGTCACGCTTTGGACGTCAAGAATGGGTTAAACCCTATACCGACGCACTATTACAGCAATGGGCTGAGCAGGGCATTAAACGTGTACAGATTATGAGCCCAGCATTTTCGGCAGACTGTTTGGAAACATTAGAAGAACTGGCATTACAAAATGCCGAACTTTTTTTAGGTGCTGGTGGCGAAGAATATGCTTATATTCCAGCTCTCAATACCGATACGCTACACATAGACCTATTAAGCCAATTAATACAAGCACAACTCGATGGATTAAAGCTGACTTTGCAGCAGCCGATCGACTGA
- a CDS encoding MBL fold metallo-hydrolase, whose translation MLQVKIVPVTAFSQNCSIVWDSDSKEAVLIDAGGEPEKLMQEVEALGLTVKALWLTHGHLDHAGAVGALAKAWQVPVIGPHKDDKFWLDMIQEVSARYGFPIPELVHVDQWLSGGEQLQLGDEKFDVRFAPGHTPGHVMFYNAKHQLLWTGDVLFKESIGRTDFPKGNHQQLLDSIQRECFSLPDETQFISGHGPMSTIGHEKRHNPFVASRAG comes from the coding sequence ATGCTTCAGGTAAAAATCGTTCCCGTTACAGCATTTTCCCAGAATTGTTCGATTGTTTGGGACAGTGACAGCAAAGAAGCTGTATTGATTGATGCGGGGGGAGAGCCAGAAAAACTTATGCAAGAAGTTGAGGCGCTGGGCTTAACCGTAAAAGCGCTTTGGCTCACGCATGGGCATTTAGACCATGCGGGTGCCGTGGGGGCGTTGGCAAAAGCTTGGCAGGTTCCCGTCATTGGACCGCATAAAGACGATAAGTTCTGGTTGGACATGATCCAAGAGGTCTCGGCCCGTTATGGTTTTCCAATTCCTGAGTTGGTACATGTCGATCAATGGTTGAGTGGTGGCGAGCAATTGCAATTGGGGGATGAAAAATTTGATGTGCGTTTTGCCCCTGGGCACACCCCTGGTCATGTGATGTTTTATAACGCCAAACATCAATTACTCTGGACAGGAGATGTGTTGTTTAAAGAGTCGATTGGGCGGACGGACTTTCCCAAAGGCAATCATCAGCAATTGCTGGACTCGATTCAACGCGAGTGTTTTAGTTTGCCCGATGAGACACAGTTCATTTCAGGACATGGTCCAATGAGCACGATTGGTCATGAGAAACGCCATAATCCTTTTGTTGCCAGTCGAGCAGGTTAG
- a CDS encoding DNA gyrase inhibitor YacG, with protein MPTVIQCPHCAEKTTWQDNPYRPFCSERCKLIDFGAWANAAYKLPTQDSPQHDPSSDE; from the coding sequence ATGCCTACCGTCATTCAATGCCCACACTGTGCAGAAAAAACCACATGGCAAGACAACCCGTATCGTCCTTTCTGCAGTGAGCGTTGTAAGTTAATCGATTTCGGTGCATGGGCCAATGCCGCGTATAAATTACCCACCCAAGATAGCCCACAACATGATCCGTCCAGCGACGAATAA
- a CDS encoding class I SAM-dependent methyltransferase codes for MSIRPFQAQRIHAPRDFQSIPNQPICLEIGAGKGKHACAFAAQHPTQLLYAVERTREKFMAMQKQQQLLAADNLQLVHADAIAWTVHAVQPQQLQQVFILYPNPEPHNAAQRWLNMPFFEFLLSRMAAHATLTLASNISSYIDEAEQQLIDLWKLPYQRETVAQDAARTHFEVKYLARGEVCEQLVIQKPENYRTRFDQQAALQGQKPAGTDHAP; via the coding sequence ATGTCTATTCGCCCGTTTCAAGCGCAGCGTATTCATGCGCCTCGTGATTTTCAATCGATTCCCAATCAACCGATTTGCCTTGAAATTGGTGCTGGAAAGGGCAAGCATGCCTGCGCATTTGCGGCACAACATCCCACTCAGTTGTTATATGCTGTTGAGCGAACACGTGAAAAATTCATGGCAATGCAAAAACAACAACAACTGCTTGCAGCTGACAATTTACAATTGGTGCATGCCGATGCCATTGCTTGGACGGTACATGCAGTACAACCACAACAATTACAACAAGTCTTTATTTTATATCCCAATCCTGAGCCGCATAATGCGGCACAGCGTTGGTTGAACATGCCATTTTTTGAGTTTTTATTATCACGAATGGCAGCCCATGCCACACTGACTTTGGCCAGTAATATATCTTCTTATATCGATGAGGCAGAACAACAATTAATTGATCTGTGGAAGCTCCCTTACCAACGCGAGACGGTTGCGCAAGATGCGGCAAGGACGCATTTTGAAGTGAAATATTTGGCACGTGGTGAAGTGTGTGAGCAGCTTGTGATTCAAAAACCAGAAAATTATCGCACTCGTTTTGATCAGCAAGCGGCATTACAAGGCCAAAAACCTGCTGGAACAGATCATGCTCCCTAA